Part of the Aquarana catesbeiana isolate 2022-GZ linkage group LG06, ASM4218655v1, whole genome shotgun sequence genome is shown below.
GAAATGCTGGAGAAAATCTTCCAATCATGACACCTGCCTCAGCGAAAACTGTACAAGAGGGGATTTTTCTTTACTTTTCCTCATCATTTTTTAGAGATTTCCTCTTAGTTCCTGTCATGTGTTAAGATAGGaaataaaggggaatctcccagatgaaacacaaataaataaatgaattaatataaAATAAAGCACTGGGCTTTGTAAAAATAGATACATAAAGCTTTGGACTCTATTCCCTACtctataaaaaataataagaaaataataataataattaaaaaaaaaagtattcatagtaaaattttttttttcttttacgttgTATTGCGTAAAATGAATTAACAGGCTCATACCCATGAAATATTTGCATGTAAATATGTGTTATAATTTTGATAGGATTTGAATAATCTGCATTctttaaaaattgcatttaaatTTATAACTATAAATAATGtttctttgtgatttttttttttttttttacaccacagtCCCTCATTTTCTAAAGCAATAACCTGAAAATCAGAAATTGGAACGAGAGTAAAAAGGAAGCAGGAGACAGACAATAACTCCCAGCTGTGAGGAAGCGTTCCAGATCAGGGAGGAATTACTGATATTTTCCTATTGTTTCTATGAaaactttaaataaataataaaatatatatattatcaaaATGGTGACATTTCCATATCAAATTgacaatatttacaatatataaaaTCAGTATGGACACATTCTGCTCCGGTAGTCAACTTCTTAACATGCTCAATGTAAGGCATCCCCTTTCCTGGCATGAAGAACCATCCAAAGTGTAATTCTACTTtataccagcaggtgtctccttacCACCCTGGATCTAGGATAATGCTCTGCCTACATCTACCTTAATCCCCACTCCTCAGACAGGCACCTCAATGCACTCTTAGCTATGCCCCCCGCCTATTTCTTTGCTGCCATTCCTATCAGGGGTTCCAGCCTTTACTTTGCCCTTCAAGTTGCATGTGCTGTGTGACTGCCATGCATGTTTCTTAAGTGTGCGTTTCCCTCATGTATTTACCTTGCTATGCTAGTCCCAGACTGaatgggtatgcactgtccaaaagaaaaggaagatGGTAGCGGAGGGGGCAGGGGAAccaagggggcttgcagaatagtTATTACAAAAGGGGCAGTCTATTGTGATGTTCTTCTGCCAGttattgttggggccctttaaaagCGTTGGTGCACTTAATGACAGTCCCAATTAACCCACATGCAGTAATGCAGTATAAGCACAGTAAATAAAATTGCTCTGCTTCATAGCGATGAGAAGAACTTTCATTGAAACATTGTTACATAAGATTCATTTAGAAAATGGTGTAAATCTTGGGGGAAACTTTGATAGATAGACCCCCTCATTTTAATTCAGTAAGTACTTAAtttaatcatttaaccacttcccgaccgggccATAGAGAAATGatgtgctggtcggcaagtggaatACTGGGGTTTtggctgcagcaatatgccatAACCCCAGTGTCGTTTTTTTTCAGCCTGCGACTCTCTAAAACAGGGGTCATCAAACTAcaaccctccagttgttcaggaactacaattcccatcatacctagtcatgtctggGAATGTCAGAGTTTTAAAACTCATGGGATGCgtagttatgcaacagctggagggtcacagtttgaagatccctgctctacaAGATAAAAGATAAAAGGGGTCTGAATGGAAAATTcaccactggatcacttttagaagaggCTGCAGAGCTGCTCTCCCTCCAGCAAACAGGGTAAACCAATTTTTAAAAGAAATGTTTACACAGGTTGCACCGTgctttagatcagtgtttctcaacccatGGTACGTGAACCCCTTGGGGTATGTGCACCAACGGCATGGGGTATGCCACCCAGAGCCGGCACCACCAGTAGCATTGGGAGATGGGGGGCTGACGGGGCTGACTACCCGGCGTGGCCCAGTGACATAGAAGTCCCGCctccggctcctatgatggatgtcacactggtccaataccaGGACGTGAGACGTCCATCATAAGATCCTGTGGGACTTAGTGGACACTGCAGCTGAAGACCCTCACCCTGTGTAAACTGCGGGCAGCAGCTCTGCCCTCCCacgtggtggcactgatgggcaatggtgactggcgaggctgtgctgatgggcactggtgactggcaaggctgcgctgaagggcacaggtaaggctgagctgatggttACTGATCAGGTTGTATTAatgggcacaggtaaagctgcacagatcaggctgtattgatgggcacagaaaacgctgcactgatcaggcagcactgatgggcactggtaaggctgcattgattggcactgattaggctgcattgatgggcacttattaggctgcattgatgggcactgctgaggctccattgatgggcactggtgactggcaatgCTGAGcttatgggcacaggtaaggctgagctgatgggaactgatcaggctgtatttataggcacaggtaaagctgcaccaatcaggctgtattgatgggcacaggtaaagcggcaatgatcaggctgcattgatgggcactggtaaggctgagctcatgggcactgttaaggctgcattgatgggcaataattaggctgcattgatgggcattgattaggctatATTgaggggcactgctgaggctgcattgatgggtactgctgaggctgcattgatgggcactgctgaggctgcattgatgggcactggtgaagctgcatggatgggcactgttaaggctgcattgatgggcactgctgaggctaagctgatgggcactgatcaggctgcattgatgagcactgctgaggctgcattgatgggcactggtgaggctgcatggatgggcactgctgaggctgcattgatgggcactgctgaggctgagctgatgggcactgatcaggctgcattgatgggcagtgatcaggctgcattgatgggcactgctgaggctgagctgatggacactgatcaggctgcattgatgggcactgctgaggctgcattgatgggcactggtgaggctgcatgaatgggcactgctgaggctgcattgatgggcactgctgaggctgagctgatgggcactggcatgtgtgtgtgtgtgtgtatgagagtGTATCTGTCATTGCAGCATGCACACATACAATGATAtttcaaacaaacaaaaaccatcacatacacatactgacattacacacacacagaaacTATGACACCCAaaacaatagaaattactttctCGAGAAAAGGGGTACTTAGGACATTTTTTTTAGACCTGCAGGGGTACTTCACCATTaaaaaggctgagaaacactgctAGATGATGCCACTGAAATGGTATTGAGTTTAAACAGTGTCGTACActggtatatgtgtatgtgtctgtgGAGGGGAGGTCATTTTCACACTGTAGTTGGGAAAAAGATTTAGGTTGTGACTCGTGGAGTAGATTTTGTATGGTTTTGAATCCTTTTTTAGACCGGTGGTTTATTGATAGGTCAATCGAAGATGGTGTATAGCTTCTATTGGTATTCGTGATTTGGAGGTAACGGGGTCAGTAGTACCTATTTGCGTTATTTTTTCTTCCATACATGGGCAGATGCCCTCATTGTAGGCGATATGTTCGATGGAATAGGAGAGCCTAGGGGAGTACTCATTAGCCAACTTTGTAGGTTTGGGCGTAAGAGTAATGAGTTTTCCATTTGTCCACATATAGTACGTGGAGGTGCCTGGAACCAGTCTGGTAGCTGGGCCAGTATGGAAACTAAGTAGTAGTCTTCAAAATCTATGGAACCCGCCCTGCTTGCCAGTTAATGTTTTATAAGTTTTGAGTGTGCACTTCTGGGTTTCTTTCCTTTCCAGATACATTTGTATAATATGGTCTGCAGGGATTTAAAATAGGCCAAGGGAATTGAAATGGGGAGGGTTCTGAATAGGTCTATTATTTGAGGTAAGTGTATCATTTTGAATGATGCGAGTCTTCCAGACCACGTTACTTCGTGTGTCGTGAGGTGTTGGATGTCAGTCAGTAATTTGCTAAGGAATGGTTTGTAGTTGGTTGAGAAAAGACTTTTTACTGATTTCATTAGCTGGACTCCTAGGTATGTAATGCTTTTCTCCATCCACGTGAAGGGATGTTGTAGTTGTAATAGGTTTCTGGTTGTGGCATCTAGCTTTAAGTCCAGGATATGCGATTTGGATGCATTTACTCTGTAGTAGGAAACATTACTGAACCTTTGGAGTGTTTTTTGTGCCTCTACCAGGGAAGGGGCTGGGTTTGTAAGTATTAGGATCAGGTCGTCTGTGAATAAGCTTATTTTATGGGGTGTTTTGTCTATGATCAATCCAGAGATTAAAGGATTTGTCCTGATATGTTCTGCAAGGGGTTCCATGAGTAGACTCAAAATTAGTGGGGACAACGAGCATCCTTGTCTAGTACCGTTTGTTATGGGGAATGCTCTGGATAGCATATCCGCTGAAAATACTTGTGCTGTTGGTGTAGTGTAGAGTGCCATGATGGACCTAAGGATGTGGCCTCTGAAACCAAACTTTTGTAAGACCATGTGGAGGGAGGACCAagtgtactctatcgaacgccttcttcGCATCCAATGAtaaaagcagagaaggcgttccactggACTCAGTGTGGCCATGATGTCCGTTAGTTTTGTGGCTATTGTTTTGGCGTAAATTTTCAGGTCTAGATTTAAGAGGGAGATTGGATGGAAATTTTGGGGTGAGGTTGGCTCCTTCCCCGGTTTCGGAAGTGTGATGATCGAGGCTTTCAGTGATTCAGAGGAAAatttggaagaggaggcagcgttattAAATAAAGTTGTTAGATGAGGTGCTAGTTGTTTAGAGAATTGCTTATAATACTCCCCTGATAGTCCATCTAGGCCTGGTGCTTTACCTGTGGGAAGTGttgtaatagttttttttattttggtttctgTGAATTTGTTGTTTAGGTAGGACAGTTGACTGTCAGTCACTACTGGGAGGTTGATCTGGTTTAGGAATGTGTTGATATCGTCTTTGGATGGTTGGAATGTTGAAGGGTCTAGTCTAATGTTGTACAGATCACTGTAATAGTCGCTAAACACGTTTTCTATGTCTTGTGGATTAGTCAGATTTTCATAAATGTGTGGATGGTATAAATGTGTAATTTTGGCTTTGGTTTTTCTCCCCTTGATACGTCTTGCCAGCATTTTGCCGGCTTTGTTTGAGGTGGAATATGAAGTAGCCTTTATTTTGCATTGGGTATTTTCAAAAGATTGGAGTAGGAGTGTTCTGAGTTCCTGTCTTAGTGTTAGTAGTTGTGCTGTCTGTGTTGGGTGGGGGTTGATTTTGTGTGATTCCTCCAATTTTGCAATTTGCGACATTAGGGAATCAAAACACTGCGTCCGCTTTCTTTTATAGTTTGAGCTTATAAATTGACAATGCATCAACCTTAACGGAGTAAATCTTGTCTCAAATCCTGAAGTAGGTCATAAGGTATTCAACTAGAGGGCAATATTTGAGTTAAAGCAGgtttccacccaaaagtagaacttctgctcattgtactcctccccccctttcggtgccacatttggcacctttcggggtgaggggggacaggatacctgtctttcacaggtatcctgttcccacttccggaagcctcagctgcgggtattgatgtcaccgcccgggctccctcctcctccttccccagccacagggccagtaggagagaggagcagagcctcgtgcatgtgcagtagggttcccggcgtgaagccgtaaggcttcactgccgggttcccttacttgcaatggaggCTGCATGCAAACATCAGCTgaggtgctgacattgctggactccaggacaggtaagtgtccgattattaaaagtcagcagctgcggtgggcggacctccactttaagcaaCCTGGGTGGTTTAATAGTTTTGCCCTACTCAACTGCAAGGAAATAGGCCGCAGTCAATTACCTTTgagagatgttttggaactacatttcccatgatgctcatgcagtgtagttgagcatcatgggaaatgtagttctaaaacatctggggtgccaaagttcaccatcactgccctagagaataacatggcagtcgttgcaatattttacgtcacacggtagttgcgcagcggtctttttttttctggaaaaaatacacttcactgaatttataaaaaaaaaggaaacagtaaagttaatccctttttttttttttgcatattgtgaaagatgatgtaacgaCAAATAAATAGATAGCTTttatgttacgctttaaaattacagtacttaaaaacctccatagacaacatttacatttttttaaccgttaccagtttagagttacagcggagatcttttgctagaatcattgctctcgctctaacgatcgcggcgatacctcacatgtgtgatttgaacactgtttacatttgtgagcGCGaattacgtatgcgttttctttggtgtgcgagcacgcggggacaggggcgctttaattaattaatttatttttattattatttttaccttgttcctttaaaaaaaaatctgatcacttttattgcttttacaaggcatgtgaacatcccttgtgacagtaataggcagtgacaggttctctttatggagggaacgggggtctaaaagaccccaaacccctccactgcacttcaaagtattcaaaacgccaaaatttacatttttgaatacattcaatttttttaaaaatcggtGCAGTTGGctgctgagtaaaccggaagtgatgttgctTCCAGGTTACTACATCAGAGACCCGATCCAAGCCAATTCTGGCTTTGTTTGGGACTCCGACCAGTCGGTGGACGTGCCAGAAGGtcactcgggtctcccggtgggacgggagacccggGCGGAGTGGCGGAAGGCGGTGGGAGAAGGGGGATGTCTCCTCCCGTTGCTTGTGATAACAGCTGAGCAGCtcattagccgcattggttgttttTACTTGAAAGCTGACCGTCTGCTCTAAAAAATGGTAGCAGGGTGATGCCTCTGGCTGAagacatcaccccggtacaaccacttcaacaaaatgacgtgattttgcgtgaagtggttaagctgatctTCTTCATATATAAAAACCATTACCAGGACTACAGTTTCCCTTCACAGCATTGACATCTTTATTTATAGCTTTAACAtccattaccaaaagtatttacaCTAACCTGCTTACTATCACACTGATATCTACAAAATCAGAAGGGTTATGATGTATATTAGTACATGCAAGGTAAGGATCCTCTACATTTTAAGTCTCTGTGTTCCTCCGGCTTCTAGTCCAGAATCTTCTCAGAATGATCCTTCTCAGCTTTTTGCTGGCCTGGAAGATGACGGCAGCCTCCACCGATGGAGATAATAATCGTAAGTTCCAACTGACCAACACTAATAGATCTGTAGTTTCTATGTTTTTTCTAATACAAATAATCACCTGAGACATGATGAAGGAGGTGAACATGAGAAGTAAGAAGAAGATTGTCCTCAGGGCAGTGACATGAGCCTGTAGATTTGGACGTGTTGATCCAGAGTCGTTATTCTTCACCCTCCAGATGTGTCTGATCAGAAAGGAGAAAGTGAGGACCAGGCATGGAAGACTAAGGCAGAATGGTAGAATGACGCCTAGCATGGTCGCTGGCAGAAAATAGGAAAATCTGACATAGTAGGAGGCACTGGTGATAATGGATTCTGTGTTGTTCTTAGAAGACTGGATATGAGTTTCCACAATAAAAGCCTGGATAGTCAAGACACTCACAAAGAACATCACAAGTGCTGTCAGGAATAGACGTTGACTCAGGAAATGTGAAACAAATCTCTTTAACCAGATGAAGAACCCATAGCTGAGATTGGTGATGGTGGTACAGTAATGAGCGGAGAGCCAGAAGGTCAACCAGAAGC
Proteins encoded:
- the LOC141147435 gene encoding taste receptor type 2 member 7-like, producing MLSPDFFSILVSSVLGIVLAIPSYTCIVMGNLDIIRKKGKLSPTDVIFLAKGIVNIPLQCLLSLQGMLFALSPADFIIYEVHSFINVSCYFLMYFSFWLTFWLSAHYCTTITNLSYGFFIWLKRFVSHFLSQRLFLTALVMFFVSVLTIQAFIVETHIQSSKNNTESIITSASYYVRFSYFLPATMLGVILPFCLSLPCLVLTFSFLIRHIWRVKNNDSGSTRPNLQAHVTALRTIFFLLLMFTSFIMSQVIICIRKNIETTDLLVLVSWNLRLLSPSVEAAVIFQASKKLRRIILRRFWTRSRRNTET